Proteins from one Cellulosilyticum lentocellum DSM 5427 genomic window:
- a CDS encoding fibronectin type III domain-containing protein, with product MKMQKRVICIMLTIILLLQYTYGEKTIDITNNDIGIKATQGDVTTTTASALQINQLSEYIPKLGIQVNFNAPGWNVFDDDNKNIWYENMDDWHNGDHGNFLNGGTHNSRTGKEGRARFNFIGSQFILAVQSHYGRNQGVQVIIDGELVDTIPYVGNYGWGHTIYYICPQLFSGEHSVELNMPASNTYMMLDIIQVNENGTIKPYELINKDKYYYESSDESNENVYNAIVNKKEQIDALGIEEINITWSTNYYKYEEPWSILTEDSQGAFFTTFASIDYVKDGSPRHENFAVWNEGYWKKGNSVEGENGDFISAWAGGDVISRAISRPNSYFIPKETDEFSIYSILPEIINIKFNSEGIINYKRGTKVNEPLPVTTLLIKEQKDYSIKLQWYKPYTNLPIESYKIYRNGVEIEETQENTFKDTNIDYQTLYNYTVAAIYEGEIQSENGNQVNTIIMEPYISQVTPTNQSTIGGDSVNFKINYMTNNSLEECNLKVEYTNESEYYSIPEENIKGSQIEGGISYSAIWDLEDIISGNYVVRISMEDERGIHILKELNYVVDTTKPSQVISLKAEPGEKQIEISWQEIDDDSIAYYEIHRSEVRDGVYTKLATIETGKANSYLDKAIEAEKEYYYKLYTKTRFGIIGEASESIMAIALKDTTPPEVIGIVPSNKSKIGKEVVVTVRTQDNIGIKSTTLQYLNEEGKWIEIDTVSNQSEAIFSFTNPKKEGTLTIKAIATDTSDNTNIEEVIRTYTIVAPNCQTITFNTVETSSTQMMLKWDKLDIEDFEKFIVY from the coding sequence ATGAAAATGCAAAAAAGAGTAATTTGTATCATGCTAACTATTATCTTACTTTTACAATATACTTATGGAGAAAAGACTATTGATATAACAAATAATGATATTGGTATAAAAGCAACACAGGGGGATGTTACAACTACCACAGCATCTGCATTACAGATAAATCAATTAAGTGAGTATATACCTAAATTAGGTATCCAAGTTAACTTTAATGCTCCAGGATGGAATGTGTTTGATGATGATAATAAAAATATCTGGTATGAAAATATGGATGATTGGCATAATGGTGACCATGGAAATTTCTTAAATGGAGGAACACATAATTCAAGAACAGGCAAGGAGGGGAGAGCGAGGTTTAATTTTATAGGATCTCAATTTATACTTGCTGTACAGAGCCATTATGGCAGAAATCAAGGGGTTCAAGTTATTATTGATGGAGAACTGGTTGATACTATTCCATATGTGGGAAACTATGGATGGGGACATACAATATATTATATTTGCCCCCAGTTATTCAGTGGTGAACATTCAGTAGAACTAAATATGCCAGCAAGCAATACTTATATGATGCTTGATATTATACAAGTTAATGAAAACGGTACAATTAAGCCGTATGAATTAATAAATAAGGATAAGTATTACTATGAAAGCTCAGATGAAAGTAATGAAAATGTATATAATGCTATTGTAAATAAAAAGGAGCAGATAGATGCTTTAGGAATTGAAGAGATAAATATTACATGGTCAACAAATTATTATAAGTATGAGGAACCATGGTCTATTCTAACAGAAGATTCACAAGGAGCATTTTTTACAACATTTGCCAGTATTGATTATGTAAAAGATGGAAGTCCAAGACATGAAAATTTTGCTGTATGGAATGAGGGATATTGGAAAAAAGGAAATAGTGTAGAGGGAGAAAATGGGGACTTTATTAGTGCATGGGCAGGTGGAGATGTTATATCAAGGGCTATTAGTCGCCCGAACTCTTATTTTATTCCTAAAGAAACAGATGAATTTAGCATCTATAGTATTTTGCCGGAAATTATAAATATTAAGTTTAATAGTGAAGGGATAATTAACTATAAACGAGGAACTAAGGTTAATGAACCTTTACCGGTAACTACATTATTAATAAAAGAGCAGAAAGATTATAGTATTAAGTTACAGTGGTATAAGCCATATACGAATCTTCCAATAGAAAGCTATAAGATATATCGAAATGGTGTAGAAATAGAGGAAACTCAAGAAAACACCTTTAAAGATACTAATATTGATTATCAGACCCTCTATAATTATACAGTTGCTGCAATTTATGAAGGGGAGATACAATCTGAAAATGGTAATCAAGTAAATACCATTATTATGGAACCCTATATTTCACAAGTGACTCCAACTAATCAAAGTACTATTGGTGGTGATAGTGTAAACTTTAAGATAAATTATATGACTAATAATAGTTTAGAGGAATGCAATTTAAAAGTGGAATATACTAATGAGAGTGAGTATTATAGTATTCCAGAGGAAAATATCAAGGGGAGCCAGATAGAAGGAGGTATTAGCTATAGTGCTATATGGGATTTAGAGGATATTATAAGTGGGAATTATGTAGTTAGAATAAGCATGGAAGATGAAAGAGGTATTCACATACTTAAAGAATTAAACTATGTAGTTGATACGACAAAACCTTCTCAAGTAATCAGCTTAAAAGCTGAACCGGGGGAAAAACAAATTGAAATTAGTTGGCAAGAAATTGATGATGATAGTATTGCTTATTATGAAATACATAGATCAGAAGTAAGAGATGGAGTATATACTAAGTTAGCTACAATTGAAACGGGAAAGGCTAATAGTTATTTGGATAAGGCTATAGAAGCAGAGAAAGAATATTACTATAAATTATATACTAAAACACGGTTTGGCATTATAGGAGAAGCAAGTGAATCTATAATGGCTATAGCTTTGAAAGATACAACTCCACCAGAGGTAATAGGGATAGTCCCTTCTAATAAAAGTAAAATAGGAAAAGAAGTTGTTGTTACTGTAAGAACACAGGATAATATCGGTATTAAAAGTACTACCTTACAATATTTAAATGAAGAAGGCAAATGGATAGAGATCGATACAGTTTCTAATCAATCAGAAGCTATATTTAGTTTCACAAATCCGAAAAAGGAAGGTACTTTAACTATTAAGGCAATTGCTACAGATACTTCTGATAACACTAATATAGAAGAAGTTATAAGAACATATACGATTGTTGCGCCTAATTGTCAAACAATTACCTTTAATACAGTAGAAACTTCAAGTACACAAATGATGTTAAAATGGGATAAACTTGATATTGAGGATTTCGAAAAATTTATAGTTTATTAA
- a CDS encoding stalk domain-containing protein: protein MKKHWGVFLLSVYCMGILVQAETYTYDDLNRLTKVTYESGVVIEYTYDQAGNIIGVTTTGGTKKEDSNSGNNGNQGNNNEGSGNSGNQGNNNGNNEGNRNQGNNNGGSGNSENQGNNNGNSGGSGNQGNNNGNSGGQSNGNGNNGGNGNQGNNNGNSGNSGNQNNNNENNGNGPKYTKLLFTLKNKVLEIDDQKIEMDASVFVSKNNRLMVPIRYITYVLNISPDQIIWDKNNKQAVIQGEKQIKIGINKDYMLVNGEQVKLSEKAQVIDGRTYLPIGDICRAFELKYSWDNTLKQLLIY, encoded by the coding sequence ATGAAAAAGCATTGGGGAGTTTTCTTATTAAGTGTCTATTGTATGGGGATACTAGTACAAGCAGAAACATATACATATGATGATTTGAATCGTCTTACAAAAGTTACATATGAGTCTGGGGTTGTAATAGAATACACATATGATCAAGCGGGCAATATTATAGGGGTTACTACTACAGGGGGAACTAAAAAAGAGGATAGTAATAGCGGAAATAATGGAAACCAAGGTAATAACAATGAAGGTAGTGGGAATAGCGGAAACCAGGGAAATAACAACGGAAATAATGAGGGGAATAGAAACCAGGGTAATAACAATGGAGGTAGTGGGAATAGCGAGAACCAAGGTAATAACAACGGAAATAGTGGGGGGAGTGGAAACCAAGGTAATAACAATGGGAATAGCGGAGGCCAGAGTAATGGCAATGGAAATAATGGGGGTAATGGAAACCAAGGTAATAACAACGGAAATAGTGGGAACAGTGGAAACCAGAATAATAATAACGAAAACAATGGAAATGGTCCCAAGTATACTAAACTACTCTTTACATTAAAAAATAAAGTATTAGAAATTGATGATCAGAAGATAGAGATGGATGCTTCTGTGTTTGTATCAAAAAATAATCGTTTAATGGTTCCTATTAGATACATTACTTATGTACTTAATATTTCACCTGATCAAATTATATGGGATAAGAATAATAAGCAAGCAGTCATTCAAGGAGAAAAGCAGATTAAAATAGGCATCAATAAAGATTACATGCTTGTAAATGGGGAACAGGTGAAGCTTAGTGAGAAAGCTCAAGTTATAGATGGCAGGACGTATTTGCCTATTGGAGATATATGTAGGGCCTTTGAATTGAAGTACAGTTGGGATAATACATTAAAACAACTACTTATTTATTAG
- the spoIIE gene encoding stage II sporulation protein E — protein MTVMLCCMAFFMGRIQLFGGFYTLGIAYVGAMYLNKQTRRWGAVLGILGLLSVGKLDTILVRYILILLLLMGFRMGMQFFGSECNTKNQTVLTGLSTFIISLMSLLIGQATIYSMAVCLLETAVAMGLVTILAYSIQVLDKKRTTPLTQNEMASMSFLIAGLLGGMMDFYMIVPLFERVYFKDVLIFILILSVIFLGGMSSGIIMTLIISTVLVVIGYMPTQFVAIYLFAALIGGLFYFLDRVGIVFAAGLGLLLGFALFNQRVIDLPIVGAYVGAVVMSLCIPRNYFGLGDWFGYGIDVDEEKHLIHVQTIITERLNHFSKAFNDLSKTFERISDKEVHFGQADIQNMIEDTGECICQKCSMNHFCWQDYIKDTYASSYDMLDTIEKKGCITVADIPVKFKNACINAESFAFTLGFKMDLLKLKRQWQKRFVETRGLISQQFEAVSESIEKLSSNIQSEFYFNKEDERNIREHLHMKGIRTKDIMVLENNGRKEEIHIYVHYKGEMDLKERLIQGIQEALDLKVDVIKYEYHIEDKYCYFKLGIRKQFNITAGAAVAAKGDISGDVYSFMELTSGKYLLALADGMGSGKLANEESTATIELLESFMESGFKNEVAVKMINSALVLKSDIDNFSTMDITLVDEYTGIAEFLKLGASTSFLVREEEVTTIKASSLPIGILDRVDIVSCKKQLKDGDMVIMVTDGILESKNDFLNKEETFKHFIREAKSNNPQYLASYLLEKTRNLLAGEENDDMTIIVARVWKQC, from the coding sequence ATGACAGTAATGCTATGTTGTATGGCATTTTTTATGGGGAGAATCCAGTTGTTTGGTGGCTTTTATACCTTGGGCATTGCTTATGTAGGAGCAATGTATCTGAACAAGCAAACGAGAAGATGGGGAGCTGTATTAGGTATTCTGGGGTTATTATCAGTTGGGAAATTAGATACCATCTTAGTCAGGTATATTCTTATTCTTTTACTTTTAATGGGTTTTCGCATGGGAATGCAGTTTTTTGGTAGTGAGTGTAATACAAAGAATCAAACTGTTTTAACGGGATTAAGTACATTTATTATTTCCCTGATGTCACTTCTTATAGGACAAGCTACGATCTATAGCATGGCAGTATGTTTACTAGAGACAGCAGTGGCTATGGGATTGGTAACTATATTAGCTTATAGTATCCAAGTCTTAGATAAGAAAAGGACAACTCCTTTAACTCAAAACGAAATGGCTAGTATGAGTTTCCTAATAGCGGGGCTCTTAGGGGGGATGATGGATTTTTATATGATAGTACCCTTGTTTGAGAGAGTTTACTTCAAGGATGTTCTTATATTTATATTAATTCTTTCTGTAATTTTCCTAGGGGGAATGAGCAGTGGGATTATTATGACTTTAATCATTAGTACCGTCTTAGTAGTTATTGGTTATATGCCTACACAGTTTGTAGCGATTTACTTATTTGCAGCGCTCATTGGCGGCTTATTTTATTTTTTGGATCGAGTAGGGATTGTTTTTGCTGCAGGTTTAGGTTTGCTTTTAGGCTTTGCTTTATTTAATCAAAGGGTGATTGACTTACCTATTGTAGGAGCTTATGTAGGAGCAGTGGTGATGAGTTTGTGCATTCCTAGAAATTATTTTGGACTAGGAGACTGGTTTGGCTATGGTATAGATGTGGATGAGGAAAAGCACCTGATACATGTTCAAACCATTATTACTGAGAGGTTGAATCATTTCTCAAAAGCCTTTAATGACTTAAGTAAGACTTTTGAGCGTATATCGGATAAAGAAGTTCATTTTGGACAAGCTGATATTCAAAATATGATAGAAGATACAGGAGAATGTATTTGTCAAAAATGCTCTATGAACCATTTTTGCTGGCAAGACTATATTAAAGATACATATGCTTCTAGTTATGATATGTTAGATACCATAGAGAAAAAAGGCTGTATTACAGTAGCAGATATCCCTGTAAAATTTAAAAATGCCTGTATTAACGCAGAAAGCTTTGCCTTTACTTTAGGCTTTAAAATGGACCTACTTAAATTGAAACGCCAATGGCAAAAGCGTTTTGTGGAAACTAGGGGGCTTATTAGTCAGCAGTTTGAAGCCGTTTCTGAAAGTATTGAAAAACTCTCTTCTAATATTCAAAGTGAGTTTTACTTTAATAAAGAAGATGAACGAAATATTAGGGAGCATTTACATATGAAGGGCATTCGAACCAAAGATATCATGGTACTAGAAAATAATGGCCGTAAAGAAGAGATTCATATTTATGTCCATTATAAAGGGGAAATGGATCTCAAGGAGCGTTTAATACAAGGGATTCAAGAAGCTTTAGACTTAAAAGTGGATGTCATTAAATATGAGTATCATATAGAAGATAAATATTGTTATTTTAAATTAGGTATTAGAAAGCAGTTTAACATTACTGCAGGTGCTGCAGTAGCAGCTAAAGGAGACATATCAGGAGATGTGTATAGCTTTATGGAGCTTACAAGTGGCAAATACCTTTTAGCCCTAGCTGATGGTATGGGCAGTGGTAAACTTGCTAATGAAGAAAGTACAGCTACCATCGAGCTGTTAGAAAGCTTTATGGAGTCAGGCTTTAAAAATGAAGTTGCCGTTAAAATGATTAACTCAGCCCTAGTATTAAAATCAGATATAGATAACTTCTCTACCATGGATATTACCTTGGTAGATGAATATACAGGCATCGCTGAATTCCTAAAACTAGGAGCATCTACGAGCTTCTTAGTACGAGAGGAAGAAGTAACCACCATTAAAGCAAGTAGTTTACCTATTGGCATTTTGGACCGCGTTGATATTGTAAGCTGTAAGAAACAGCTGAAAGATGGTGACATGGTGATCATGGTGACAGATGGTATTTTAGAAAGTAAAAATGACTTCCTTAATAAAGAAGAAACCTTTAAACACTTTATAAGAGAAGCAAAAAGTAATAATCCTCAATATTTAGCAAGTTATTTGCTAGAGAAGACAAGGAATCTTCTAGCTGGGGAAGAAAATGATGATATGACTATTATTGTAGCGAGAGTTTGGAAACAATGTTAA
- a CDS encoding aromatic acid exporter family protein yields MKRIVGVRTIKTGLGASIAMVIADLIGLKYMASAGIITILSIQSTKKESMQIAVRRFIATCVALLIGSILFQILGFRPYVFGLYLVFFIPIAARFKMTEGIVPASVLVTHLLGEQSTSISLIGNELLLMIVGAGVALVLNLYMPSIEIELLKDKRAIEEEMYQLFTYMADTLEEKATTIETDKILEQLQIHLSNGEKRAHRNANNYFFNFDSPYEKYFNMRSSQFQVLQYMLRHFTHLFMNVEQGYEVAAFTRRVADSVKGKIVVEVLLDELDALKEGFKQSVLPSSREEFENRAMLYQFLNDMEHFLDIKKAFKDKLNDKERKEYNSYYDLT; encoded by the coding sequence ATGAAAAGAATCGTTGGAGTAAGAACGATTAAAACAGGTTTAGGTGCCAGTATTGCTATGGTTATAGCAGACCTTATAGGACTTAAATATATGGCTTCAGCAGGTATTATTACCATCTTAAGTATACAGAGTACTAAGAAAGAATCTATGCAAATAGCTGTTAGAAGATTTATTGCTACTTGCGTAGCTTTATTGATAGGAAGTATTTTATTTCAGATTTTAGGTTTCAGACCTTATGTATTTGGATTATATCTAGTGTTCTTTATTCCTATAGCTGCTAGATTTAAGATGACAGAAGGAATTGTACCAGCCTCTGTTTTAGTAACGCATTTATTAGGAGAACAAAGTACAAGTATCAGTTTAATAGGCAACGAACTTTTGTTAATGATTGTTGGTGCGGGAGTTGCTTTAGTGCTTAATTTATATATGCCTAGTATAGAAATCGAGCTTTTAAAGGATAAACGTGCGATTGAGGAAGAGATGTATCAACTTTTTACATATATGGCTGATACCTTAGAGGAGAAAGCTACTACTATAGAAACAGATAAAATACTTGAACAGCTACAAATACATCTTTCCAATGGAGAAAAGAGGGCACATCGTAATGCCAATAATTATTTTTTTAATTTTGATTCGCCATATGAGAAATATTTCAACATGCGAAGTAGTCAGTTTCAGGTACTTCAATATATGTTAAGACACTTTACACATTTATTTATGAATGTAGAGCAAGGCTATGAGGTGGCAGCTTTTACAAGACGAGTAGCAGATTCTGTTAAAGGAAAGATTGTGGTAGAAGTGCTATTAGATGAATTAGACGCTTTAAAAGAAGGTTTCAAGCAAAGCGTACTTCCTAGTTCAAGAGAAGAGTTTGAAAATAGAGCCATGCTTTATCAATTTTTAAATGATATGGAACACTTCTTAGATATTAAAAAAGCTTTCAAGGATAAATTAAACGATAAAGAAAGAAAAGAATATAATAGTTACTACGATTTAACTTAA
- a CDS encoding glycoside hydrolase family 130 protein produces the protein MSELKMLSPEVKNVPWQEKPEGIVGAPIWRYTENPIIGRNPVKGVARIFNSAVMPYEDEFIGVFRGEQTNGIPYIYMGRSKDGIKWDFDENKIPFIDEDGNPFMPIYAYDPRLVKVEDTYYIIWCQDFYGAAIGMAKTTDFKTFVRVENPFLPFNRNAVLFPRKINGNFMMLSRPSDSGHTPFGDIFLSESPDLVYWGKHRHVMGKGKQWWESLKIGGGAAPIETTEGWLLFYHGVSGTCNGYVYSIGGAILDIDNPSIVKYRCETFLLTPEEWFEERGFVPNVTFPCATVHDSATGKIAIYYGAADSYVGLAFTKLEEIVDYIKEHSVLTEEDKEIGKR, from the coding sequence ATGAGTGAATTAAAAATGTTATCACCAGAAGTGAAAAATGTACCTTGGCAAGAAAAGCCAGAAGGGATAGTAGGAGCTCCTATATGGAGATATACAGAAAATCCTATTATAGGAAGAAATCCAGTAAAGGGTGTAGCTAGAATATTTAATAGCGCAGTAATGCCCTATGAAGATGAATTTATTGGTGTATTTCGTGGAGAACAAACCAATGGCATTCCTTATATTTATATGGGAAGAAGTAAAGATGGAATTAAGTGGGATTTTGATGAAAACAAAATACCTTTTATAGATGAAGATGGCAATCCTTTTATGCCAATCTACGCATATGATCCACGTTTAGTCAAAGTTGAAGATACTTACTATATTATTTGGTGTCAAGACTTTTATGGTGCAGCCATTGGAATGGCAAAAACAACAGATTTTAAAACATTTGTAAGAGTAGAAAATCCATTCTTACCATTTAATCGAAATGCTGTATTATTCCCTAGAAAAATTAATGGCAATTTCATGATGTTATCTAGACCAAGCGATAGTGGACATACACCTTTCGGGGATATATTCTTAAGTGAAAGCCCTGACCTTGTTTATTGGGGAAAACACAGACATGTTATGGGTAAAGGAAAACAATGGTGGGAGTCACTGAAAATTGGTGGTGGTGCAGCTCCTATTGAAACAACTGAAGGATGGCTTTTATTCTATCATGGTGTTTCAGGAACCTGTAATGGCTATGTCTACAGTATAGGTGGTGCTATTTTAGATATAGATAATCCTTCTATTGTAAAATATAGATGTGAAACTTTCCTTCTAACACCAGAAGAATGGTTTGAGGAACGTGGTTTTGTGCCAAATGTTACTTTCCCATGTGCAACAGTTCATGACTCAGCTACTGGAAAAATAGCTATTTATTATGGTGCAGCAGACAGCTATGTAGGGCTTGCTTTTACAAAGCTTGAAGAAATTGTTGATTATATTAAAGAACATAGTGTATTAACTGAAGAAGATAAAGAGATTGGAAAGCGTTAA
- a CDS encoding carbohydrate ABC transporter permease translates to MIQESKGFKVFRYLFLILSACFVIIPIIPLIFMAFKTGTEYATTSVLQGPVNWFNSYNFKYAIKVGNLGKALVNTAIILGVSLTIQIMFTTMVSYVLHRFEFKLKKLIMALFTMTMFIPLVTTQTVVFQIMYKLQLVNKMPSVIILYSGVGIIGIYIMFNLLDSLSSELDEAALIDGANYFTIYGKIILPLLKPACTTLLILNGIGYYNDFYVPNLYLRKDVQTFTVALYKFFGNTATPFEIVAAAILIGIIPIGIAYIFLQKYIFYGLAGAVKS, encoded by the coding sequence ATGATACAAGAAAGTAAAGGATTTAAAGTATTCCGTTATCTATTTTTAATATTGTCAGCATGTTTTGTTATTATTCCAATCATTCCACTCATCTTTATGGCCTTTAAAACTGGTACCGAATATGCAACGACAAGTGTACTTCAAGGACCTGTAAATTGGTTTAATAGTTATAACTTTAAATATGCCATAAAAGTAGGTAATCTTGGAAAAGCACTTGTTAATACCGCTATTATTTTAGGCGTTTCATTAACTATTCAAATTATGTTTACAACTATGGTCTCTTATGTGCTCCATCGTTTTGAATTTAAATTGAAGAAATTAATCATGGCGCTATTTACCATGACTATGTTCATTCCTCTTGTAACAACGCAAACAGTAGTGTTTCAAATTATGTATAAGCTTCAATTAGTAAATAAAATGCCTAGTGTTATTATTTTATATTCTGGTGTAGGTATTATAGGTATTTATATTATGTTTAATTTACTTGATTCTTTATCAAGTGAATTAGATGAAGCAGCTTTAATTGATGGAGCGAATTATTTTACGATTTATGGAAAGATCATTCTTCCGCTTCTAAAGCCAGCTTGTACAACGCTTTTAATCTTGAATGGAATTGGATATTATAATGATTTCTACGTTCCAAATCTTTATTTAAGAAAAGATGTACAGACCTTTACCGTAGCACTTTATAAATTCTTTGGTAATACGGCAACACCGTTTGAAATTGTAGCAGCGGCGATTCTCATTGGTATTATTCCAATAGGTATTGCATATATTTTCTTACAAAAATATATTTTCTATGGATTGGCAGGTGCAGTGAAGTCATGA